TTTTCTTTTCATTGTTGCTTTTCGGATTTATTAGTACAAAAACACTCTTTAGGCGacttggagtaaaaaaaaaaagcacagagttCAACACAGCATTCATGCATTCcgtaacaaaacaacaaacaacaacctcAAGAATATTATCAACCGTAAAAAACACCAGCTTTGTAACCTAACACAATCCACATCTCCCATCAGTGCACATCCCatcacttcctgctgaaatcctagaACCTTTGTGGACCGTAATTGTTCTGGCCCTTCTGAAATAGCCACCATGTGATAGGACTGGGGAAGCACAGCAGAACAATTTAATAAATACAGAGCGAACCTGCCTTGAACACACTATCATTGTGTCAATAACATGTTCTCAAACATACCCGTAATAAAACACCAGTCCGGAGGGGCCCCAAATAAGCTAAGTAGAGAACAAAGTAGGTTTGCATTAGTCTGTAAGACTATGGGTTGAACTGCCACTCATTATTTGCAGGCAGGCGGGTGGGGAAACCCAAAGTCCCTTTATGACGGTGGTTCTCAGAGGGTGCAGCAGGAGAAGATGGCAAGTGTGTCAGAAAGATTCAAAGGCAATCtcataaacatttaaacatttcagtgtggtatactaacttttttattattatttgcagaatattGATAGATATATTTTCAGGATGAGAGCAAGAACATCAAGTGtgtgggaatgattcatgttcttatgtagctacCGTGCTTTCTGGATGTCCCCATGACCGTATTATAAAGCAGCTGTGtcctgtgttataaatcaagcactgctagggattgttttccttttgttttccaaagttgtttttttttaaaatcggTGGGGCGCGAGCAAATTTTCATTCTGCAAACGTGATCCAGAGGGGAAAAATAGTTTGAGAACCAACCACTGCTTTATGATGACCAACAATAATGTCACAAAACAGTGAAAAAGCTTTCGAGTCTGCTAATCAGCTCAGACGTTCAGCAAAGGAGGAGGTATAGGATGTGGGAAGGAAACTTGGGGAGTGTTTTGCCATGGTGCCTGCATTGGTCAAAAACCCATGAAGAGCATGTGAATTTCAGAATTTAACACACTGCACCACTGCCTGGGAGGCTTGGTAGGACAGAGGGGCAGCATCCAAGGAGCCCCTGTCCCTTGGCAGATGGCAAAGGCCAGAGTTGGCTGTCTACAACTCtgcagtctggggggggggggcaacgtgGCAGTGGAAAGAGGTGGGTAGAAGGGTCGGAGGTGGAAGAAGCGGGCCGAGTGCGTCATCCTCACTCCCATCTTTCGCTCTCTGGCACCCCAGGTGGCTGGCctacattttgctgctgctgctggacctCATCATCTGTCTCTTCACCTTGCTGGGGCTGGCGAAGCAGATCAAGTGGCTGGTAATCGTGTGAGTGCGCCATCTGGTGGGCACATCCGGGAACCACTGGTGTTGGGAGGTGGCAGCAACTGAGAAGAGGGGAGAGGGatggagggggagacaagggagCAAATCTACGAGGCATCTTACGTCTTAAATGCACCCAACAGGGATGCACTGAGGAATTGCCTGTTTGAAACAAAACATCAGTGGGATTCAAGCTGTATGGCCCTCccttgggggacagggggatgTTTAATATCAAAACGTAAAGAtctgcagaaacacacacaaacagggtAGTGAGACGTCCCAAAAGTCAGCGCTACAAGATGCTTTAGATGAGAGGAATCTGTTTGCAATACTCACTTGATTTGCCAATATCCCAGAAGAGCCCGAGTGGAGAGGCAAAGGAGTAGACCTGCAAGGTTGTAGACCTCACAgctgtgatagctcagttggcagagcatgggactcttaatctcagggttgtgggttcaagccccatgttgagcaaaagattcctgcattgcagtgggttggactagatggcccacaTGGGCCCTTTCAACTCTGcgatgctatgattctatcagaACCCCATAGAGACCTTGCAAGCCGGATGCTTTCTCTGGTCCAGGACTCGATTATTTAACAAAGGCAACACCCCTGCTTTCCTTCCCATTGCAGCCTCTGTCagtgtcctcccctcccctctgcccagTGGTACAATCTGCCAATACTGATGTGGCCCCTCCGTGTATGAGACCTGGGGCAATTGCCCCTACTATTctaaatcccaccaccaccaaaaaggccctgctaCCATTCCACACCTCTTTCCCACCTCCTGCATCAATGTCTTCACCATTTCTAAGCCCTCTTGCTCACTCCTGGTTTCCCAAGCATTCGCACCAGGCACTTCTGCAGCTGGGTTTCCCATACACCATCCAGACATATCAAGGACTAATAGTATTTGTTTGTCAAATCCTAATCGAGCAGCCCTTTGAAGCAAAACCATGGCAATATCCCCATTCATGGCAGCATGCTCACACCAGATTGCACCTGCCCtagccttggccaacctggtgccctcaagacattttggactacaactcccatcagccccctcaGTGCCCCATCATATAGTTATGTCATGTTAGATTCTGGTCTTAGAATCGCATAGCCCCCCTTCACTCTCTAGATGGTCCTCCTTCACTTAATTCCAAATGAGGTGAGCCAGCATGGATGGGTCACATCCATCCACTATCCCAAATTAAATCGGGACATcccatttggggggtgggggtgggctgtgcTCTCATGCAAGAGCATGGTGCCCCCAAACACACGAGAGCTTGGGATCCCAAAACGTGTGAGATCGCAGCTGGATGTGCGTCTTCTGCAAGATAATGACATTGCATGGGAGCACAGTTCCAGAAGACAAGCATCCCGGTTTTGCACTGGGATATATTAgagggtgggacccaggtggctctgtgggttaaatcactgagcctagggcttgctgatcagaaggtcggcagttcgaatccctgtgacggggtgagctcccgttgcttggtcccagctcctgccaacctagcagttcgaaagcacgtcaaagtgcaagtagattaataggaaggtactacagcgggaagataaatggcgtttccatgtgctgctctggtttgccagaagcggctttgtcatgctggccacatgacctggaagctatacgccggctccctcggccaataatgcgagatgagcaggcaaccccagagtcggtcacgactggacctaatggtcaggggtccctgtacctGTATCTTAGAGGGCATGCTGTGTTGGGGCGGGGGCCTTCCTATTCATTTAGGTGAGCCAGGCCATTGGCTGCCCAGACTGCACCACCGTCAGTGCCCATTTGAGtgccttcctctctctttcctgccTACAGAATGACTGTCATGAGTTTCCTAGTCCTCATCCTGAGCTGGGGCTCCATGGGGCTGGAGACAGCAGCTGCTGTGGTGAGTTTGGGGCTGTTGTTGTGGTTTTCCGTTAATACATTTGGCGGAGACAGAGCCTAGATTGTGTACtcactctttctttcctttcaaagtgcccctcccccaaaatctcTATTCGAACCCGCCACATTCTCCCACGCCCTGTGGATCAAAGCCGCCACCCCCACCATCCCAGCTTTGAGCGTTCTGTTGTGATGCCTATCAGAGTGACCCACGGCTGTCAAAGGTGCTGGACTCCGCCTTCTGCAGCCACACATTTTTGCTTAGATCCTGCTAGCAACTGACTGCAGTAAAAGAGACATTTGtttcttcccctttcccttcAGGGACTGAGCGATTTCTGCTTTGAGCCAGATGGCTATGTGATGAACACAACCCAAGCCAGCACTGGACTCAGCCCAGGTAGGATTGGAAGTGCCGTGGGGCCCAGGGAAAAGCAAAGTGGGTTAGCATTTGGGGAGCAGGGGCTGGCAACTCTCAAGCTGTGCCTTCATTGCAGAAGCCTGATGTGTACTAGAGGTTCCCCAGCGATCATGTTTCTCTCCATGCTGTGAAAAGCTTCCGATGCCAAATTTTGCAGGTATTAGgtctgctgttaaaggcacaggagcagactGGGACTTCCTCtctgcccccaccacccccaccccgccggtTAGTTGGCACCCTACCTGAAAAGCCTGGCTTAAACTCACACCTGACTTTGCCGGCTCAGCTGCAAGGCCTTCCTTGGGCTAATTGCAACTGAACCTGTTTCATGCAATCTACATTGCCAGCCAGACTTAGCATCCATGTCTACAATAATCGAAACCCAGGGTGTTTTGCGTGTCATTCGTTCTCCAGTTGATTTGCTTCTCAATGCGCCTGTGACAGAGGTTCTCTGATGGAGACATCTACGGTAGTTAATAATAAATAGGGTGGATTCAACCCCCTGGTTCCCTTAGCAGAAGCCAGCATAAGGATCCCCACTAGCACAGCAGGGCTTTCTCCCCATCTTTTTTTATCTCATGCCTCCCTCAGATCTACTCTGGAGAATGGAGATAACCCCCCAGAacagcccatggggggggggaggaaagggaagatACTTCCAGTGAGCAAGCGGAAATCTCTTTAGCACTACATTGAACTACAACCGGTACAACTATCCAAAGTAgcaaacaatagaatcatagagttggaagagaccacaagggccatccagtccaaccccctgccaagcaggaaacaccatcaaagcattcctgacatatgggcgtcaagcttaaagacctccaaagaaggagactccaccacactctttggcagcaaattccactgccaaacagctcttactgtcaggaagttcttcctaatgtttaggtggaatcttctttcttgtagtttgaatccattgctccgtgtccgcttctctggagcagcagaaaacaacctttctccctcctctatatgacatccttttatatggaATGGAACCCTTTTATTTACCCCCTCCTATTGTGAGGTCGTGGTCCTCCCAGGGccagcaaggtgaggcaaccaccttaGGCAGTAGGCGGCAAATCCGGCCTCCAAGGAACGCATCAGCAGCACATTTCTTCCAGTCTAGATCTGCCATCTCCTTGGCAGCCCCTCTCACCTCCGCAGAGGtgttgctggtctcctcccattCCTAGGTggaggctgccctctggggtctccgaCCTAGGCTCTGCCCCCACCCATCACGATTCAGAGTGAGCCGCTTTCCCTCCATGACGGCTCTTCATTCCTAGTTTAACCGTTGGGTTGATTCGATTCCCCCCTTTGTTTCTAACATAGATCTTTATTTCCCACCACTCCTTGTTCACGAGATGGATCTTCATtaccccccttcttccctggcagagtGAGAAGGAACATccttttgtggttcgcctcaggtgcccaaaCGTATTGGGCCAGCTCTGGATCCTCCTTCGTGAAACTGAGTGACTTCCCACAGGCACATGGCCATTATCATAGAAACGTAATCATTTAGACTGAGGTGCCCTTCCTTCCAACACAAGACTCCTGCCTTGTGTAAGAGGCCAAGCGCCCATGTTTACAAAATGTAAGAATGGGAGCCAAAGAGAGTCAAAGGCATGAGGATTAGCTAATGCTCCTTTAAAATCCATAATTATGTGTCACCTTTTCAGCCAGCGCGATTTGCCGTGCCCGGGAACACCCGTTTTGCAATGATAGCTCCGAGGTTACTTTCCACCACCTGGAAATTGTTTTAAGATGATTAATAGTCACTGTGCCCACAAGGCGGGGCTATTTTCACCAGGATGCAGGGAAGTATAAATTATCCGCTGCTGCAGCCTTGGTggaaatcccgcccactccccttCCCAaaggcaaaccactgttgtaagaaaaactgttccctttcccttatggggtattccagagcccgtatgagtccttaagtgggttccctattgatAGGAGAAAGTAACAGAGGCCAAAATAACAGAGAAGagaagcggctagtaagcctgatcgttattcaaggaactgttgcaacagggtccccactcgccgcacacaggagggaggagaaccctgaacaatggtgttcaagcccttatatagacttttgaaattgcccaccctgtagcccaagaccaccccgccaaaacatcatacctacatcacagaaggaggcggtcgcCAGCagctgtctgccaggatacctgatcatggtcactgattgcattacctgggcaggcTAGCCATTCTTTTGTGACGGTTAATACTTTAGtccctgagtccaggtcacaggctcaccctattcctaCGCAAATAtggccttaagacaggatttgcaagcaaaaagacagtgGGAagcctttccccatttgcctcccttactgcagaggaatattggacgtcattgggagagtcaaaatggcttcaggattgctctcccgtactatttcagacacatggttcatatatttagataggTGTGCATTGATGAGTATTTATTCTATATCTGAGACCTTACATTTCTTGTAACACCACCTTAGGCACATATGGGAGCCTGCGCTTCTGGAGTTAATAATTGCTGCAAGGGTAGGGGAGGCAATATTTGTCCTTCCCAACTGCTCCCCATAGCTCTCCCCATAGAAGCTACTCAACAATGAAGTAAAGAACCAAGGCGCCATTGCATGTCATGTAGTtatatattgctgaactacaattcccattagctccagcaagcatggcccgtggccagggatgatggatattgtagtccagcagcatccgggggcggggcatgcaaaggttcctcacccctgcagaAAGTTTCACATGGCCTGTACTGTTGCTATCAAGGCAGAGAGCCTCTTTCTGAGCATGTAAAACCCAAGTTAGATAAAACAAACACAGGATCCAGGAGGGGCACGGGAAAAGCCTGGTGCCTTGATAGGGAACCATGGTctgatttcctttttcttttcttccctatcCCACAGAAATCCTGCAGTACTACTTAACCTGCAGCCAAGATGTCTTTAACCCTTTCCAGCAGGtaggcttcccttcccttctttaaGGCTTAAGAAGTGTGCTGCATGTGGGGGCATGGAGTGACTCTGGGCCAACCTGTCCCAAATTCCCTACCAATGCAATGTTGGAATCAACCACTATGTCCAAATATAGAAAATTAAGAAAATCTCATCATGCAATCTTTGTTTCACTCTCATTTGTGTCAAGAAGGGCAAAGAATTATGCAGGACCCTGAAACGCCATGGGCCACCCATGTGGTTCAACCACTCCTCTGCTCCCACCACATCCAGCCACATACCCACataggcagggctgtcttaagcatatgcagcattggggtgcaaagatccgcccggcgccaccccccccccacagttgcccagtcccaggcgctcAGGAGAGCGGAGCCAGCCGGCCACCTCAGCGTCTTGCTGGCTCGCTTGCCCCCGAACTCACAGCACAGAaccacctgcagcagaagagcccgtcgTGTCGCTCCGACCGACggacgggctcttccccggactcaactctcgggccccggactctcggcctggtgcccctgggAGCCTGGCACCCAGGTGCACCACACCCCTAgcgtctatgggtaagacggccctgcacacagGATTCTTCCAAGCATTGGCCATGCTTTTCTTCACAGCAGtggggactagaaacttgctgtttctttctttctttttatttttatgtcgGTGCACTTGGTACCATCGCAACATTGTGGAATAAACAGAGTTCTGCCCATTATAATTTACTGAACTgaatattcagctgtcccataATGGACTGGAAAGCAAAGGAAAATCTCAAAAGCTATGTCTGTTTTTTAACCTAGAAATTCAGGGCCGTTTCCTGTTGACACGTCCCATCAGCACAAATATTTAAACTTGCACAAACTTCCCCTCCCCTGGTGtgcctcctaaatctgttctaggagtTCCCAGATTTGCATATTTGGGGAGGGCCCGCACAGGTGAGGGGGGAGATTCCCATTGGGCAAGTGTAAATCCTTGTGCAGAGGAGACATGTTAGTTGGATGCAGCCTTTAAGCGATGGCACTGAGATGCAGATCCACACCTTATATTTAAAAGCATgtggaatcctggggactgtagtttctcccccatagagctacaattctcagtacGCTTAACAAACTAacactcccaggattctttgggggaagtcaggtGCTTTCAGGCCGTGGTGTGGATTTGCCCTCCAGTGGTTTTCTGCACAAAGAATAGCATGGCATTGAGCCCATGAGCTCTTGTGTGGCTGCAGGCCTTGCCAGaagaactctccccccccccttgtgaagtTTTCTAACCCAACATGCCCTGtgttcctcccaccatttctaCAGAGGCTCACCATGTGTCAGAGGGCACTGTCTAACATACATTCTCAGCTGTACGGATTGGAAAGAGAAGCCATCCCACATTTCCCAGCAGCTGAGGTCAGTAGGAATACCTAgataggagtgggggggggcagaaaaaatGCTGAGTGCCTGGACTCTTGGCCCAGAAAGGAATCTGGTGGGTTAGGAggatgaggggaggggaaagggctgtgtAATCTAGGACTACTGAATTCTCTCCTCACATCCTCTGTGCATTGCAGAAAAGCATCTTATCCATCCAGAGCACATTGAACAACACAGAAAGCAAATTCCACAACCTTATTGCTCTGCTCAACTGCCGGGGACTTCATAAGGTAACTGACGCGCTCTTATTCCTCCCTTAAGTGATCCACTGACAATCACTGGCCCCTCCACTGAACCCCTTTCTCCCTACTTGTCCTGTAATGGTCATTTTTCTACGGCTGCATACCACTCTCACTgaaaaatgcctctgaatacgaACTGCTGGGAATTACAAGACAGGCAGAGCAGCTGTTGCGCTCAGGACCTGCCTTCGGCCTCCCCCTTGGGATCTGGATAGCCGCCCCAACACAGaaggaaagcaataaataaagacCCCTATGTTTTATTCTAGAACAATTACTCTTATTTCAGCAGTTTTGTCAAATACCGTGTCCATCATTCACAACATGTACAATGCCGTTGACGAACGGCGGCTCTCGTCTCCATGGCACGACATTTCCGAAGAGAGCTTCCAAATTTATCCATTATAGTACATCAGCACAACCTCATTCAAACTGCCCAAATTAAACTTCATTCAAAGGACCGAATGTGTTTCAGCCAAAATCTTCCTCGGCAGCTGTTCCGAACATCCAACACATTGTCTCGTGACAATGTTCAGAATAAATTATTACTGGCTAATAACCCAGGGTGGTCAATTGATGGTTCATCAAAAGGAGCCAATGATTAGGAGAAGGGCCTCCTGATAACTGGGAATCTCTTTGTATGTATGTTTGAATGAGATGCCCATCGGAGCTTAGAGAATTAGCATCCTGCCAGctgagaagaggaagagagaaacagGAGTTGGTAGTTTAGTCTTCAGCTGGTGGctcttggcctgatccaaggtgggttacAACAGGAGTACTACCAGCAGGGTCCTagctaaaaaaacaacccaataatcttAATGTAGGTCCTGCAAGCTTGAAGTCTGGCCAGGGAAACTCAGGGAAACTGAGTTTAAGAATGAAGGTATTGTGAAGAGCATATGGGCAGGCCAGTTCCCCTGTTAACCCtgctctgtgtgtctgtctgtgtgcttGCATGTGCCTTCCTCTTTCTTCTAGGACTATGTGGATGCCCTGAAAGGGCTGTGCTACGATGGCATGGAagggctgctcttcctcctcctcttctccttcctctctgcccTTTCCTTCACCACTGCCGTCTGCAGTCTGCCCCGGGCGTGGAAGAGGTTCCAGAACAGGTGAGCACCGACAGTCTTGACGTCATCGAGCTGGGCATCAGATTTAGTGCAACTTTGCAAACGGACCCATTCAAGTTTATTAGCCCGCAGGGGCGGGGCGGCTGATGCCCTATTTGTCCAGACATCACCTTATGTTGGtcatttgtgattttaaaaagctcccacacacaaacaacaacCCACTTTTGCAAAACTTGAACATATGACGATGTTGGCCAGGATGCTtggactgggtgggccattggccagatccataatgcagatgctgttggactacagttcccttcacccctgactattggccatgctggctgggcatgatgggagctggagtccagttgCTGGGGACCAACAATGGGACAGGGCGATGGCTTTCATACTCTGCCTTTGGACTTCCCAGAGAAGACATCTGATTCGCTGTTGTGAGAGGCAGGATGCTGGAGTGGATGGACCCCTTGGTCTGATTCAATAGAAGAGAGCAGTGTGAACAGTGTCCTCCAAGGTTCAACTCTGGCCCTTCCTCTTGCTTTCCTGCCAGATCTGCCTGGAATCGACACAAGacaatatcaccaaggcaactatctgcAAACAAGCAATAAacgtccataaaaatggcaaaagtagtttctttcccaaattgGTTTGATCTTAAACAATAGCAAACACAGTACAGTAAATAGAGAGTTCGCTCGTAATATACCAGTGGTTCAACGCTTAGTGATACTATCTTGTGTCGATTGCAGTAGTCTTTGTGTCACCTCCCTGTCCATTGTTTTATCGTTAAGATTTGCCTGGAGGCGATTCTTATTTGCCACAGAAAACCGGACAAGTGGCTGTTTGCCTTCCCCATTTAGTATTTATTCCTGTGGTCAGATTTTATGTGCAATTAAGCAATGAGCAAATATCCGAAAGGCAGCTTGTACATCTTGGGAGATGGATAACTATCAGCCAGTCGGGCTGCAGCGTCAGCTAGGTGTGTGGTCGTGTTCCCAGGCAAAATTGCAAAAGGGTACTTGGCGGTCAGCTTGTGGCCAGAGGCATCCTAGCTGCAGCACCTGACATGCGGGCTGCAACCTGGTTGAACAGGCAGCTTTCCAACTAGCTTTTCTGTCCTGTGCATTTAACAGCCTGTCTTGATGTGCAGGCATTTAGCGGGTAATGATACTTATCTCCATTCTATGATAAGCTTCTCCTGCTAATGaaaaagccccccaccccaccgccaacTGACCAGCCTTTGCTCTAGTCTAGCACCAGGGCCAAACTAGAGATCAGGCTATTCACACAATGGTGTGAATggggtttttaaaggaaattgcaGGCACAATTGGAACCCAGTGCAGGGGTAGGCGAATGTTAACTCCTCATCCCTTGCTTCGATCCCAGTTCAGAACAGCTGTTTCCAGGTGTCGGGGTCCCAATTCGGATCAGGACCGCAGTGGATCAGAGCTTTGCCCTTTGCTAGGGTCCAACATTTTCCGATGCAAAACATGTGTCTTCAAGGACATGCTCCTAAGTGCGTCATGCACTTGCCCTCGCCCTGGAAAAAGTACTTTTTGGGGACACACGGTGCTCAAAAACACATGTTTTTGGTGCCGCATGGGATCGTGGCCCCGAAAAACACTTTATCGGGGCGAGAGCATAGCCACCATTTTTTCTTGGGCACTCGTAAGGTATAGATTCCTTCAAAGAAAGAAGCattctctgtaaagtaggacacctgGCCCACCATGAGCCTAGTGGTACAAAAGAGGACCCCCACTCTCTTGCTTCTTGAGTACAATTGTGGGGCCACACCCTTCTTGAGAGGTAGGCCACACCTCTACCAACCTTGCccctcactctctctttctctttctcctcggATTCCTGTCTAGGGACTCGGACTACGACGACATGGAGGACGACGACCCTTTCACGCCCCAGGCACGTAGGCAGCCGACGGTGCGCGCGGGGGGGGCCGGGCCCACCCTGCCCGGCTCCTATAGCCACTGTTCAAGCTGGGGCAGCCGTGGCAGCCTGCGCCTCTCAGCCCCCCCCATTTCCAACGCCCCCGTCTCACAGTACATGTGAGTAGCCCCAACCGCCCACctcccaaccccccctccccgctcgcTCGGTCACGGTGCCCCctgcaaggcgggaggggctcggCACAGATCCGAGTGCGCGAGTGGcggggggaagggagggcagtccccacccctccctcccaaccTGCATCTGAgtgcttcctccccctttccttcctcctctcctcctcctcctcctcctcctcctcctcctcctcctcctcctcctcctcctcatctactGCTACAGCATCGCCTCCATCCCAGTTGTGCTTTCTTCATTTCTCTACCTGTCATTGCTCATTCGTTTCCTGTCTCCTGCATGTCATTCCTGTGTTCTaaagccacacacagagagagatgtttgcgtatacagtggtacctctggttgcgaacgggatccgttccggagccccgttcgaaacatgagcagtacgcaacctgcATCAGTGTTTCTGCGCACGTGTGGGtcacgattcggcgcttctgcgcatgacgtcatttgaTGTctctgcgcatgacgtcatttgatgtctctgcgcatgcgtgaactgccgaacccggaagtaactgttcctgttacttccgggtttggcgtgttcataacccgtgttgtacgcaacccgcagtattcgtatccagaggtatgactgtatatgtgtgtgtacacacacacacacacacacacacacacacacacacacacacacaccagtctccAAGCAGCAAGAGCACCCATAGGTTCAAGTCCTTGCCCTGGGTTTGGCGTGACTTTagaatatatggttttatttacacatatataccacCTGAGCATAAAATGGGAGAGCCCATAACATTAGCACCCTGATAAGGAAAAAATCCTGGCGTGCGGATTTACTCCGCTGCCCAGCTTGACGGGGTGCCACTTCCTGAGGGTCCCTCCAGTCAGTCAAAGGAAGGAGTCTCCAGCCAAGTTAAAGAAGCGAAACAGTGGTCAATAGACCTGGtctttatttgttgcaacaagGTTCAAACACACAAAGAGTAGGAACCCTGAGCATGGGGTTGCATGAACTTTTAAGATTTATCCACCCCTTTCCCATAATACACTTCCAACAGCATCATCAATACATCACAAATAGGCCATAAAGAGGGAGTGGTTGTCATGTGGTGACGTGAGTACGCAGCTCACCCCTGTTCATCACCCCTATTTCCCCGACATCTTTTAAGTACCCGATTCCCAAAGAACAATAAAACTACTTACACTTCTCTCTTCCTGAGTTAGGGCTTTGAGAGTACCTGGTTTAGATAGCCTCCGGCTTTAACAACTTCAACAGACCTTTCTTCCCCCATTAGGTTTCCAGGGATGTCCCCAAAGCCATAGCTTTGAATTCAGCACACAGAGCGAGTCATGCCTCGGTGTCTCTTTTCAGCTTCAGATCAGCCTACGTAAAACAAAAGACTAGCTCCCTGGCTTATTGTTCTCCTGCCCCGTAAGTTGGCATGACAtccacccatagctgtcaagttctcccttttttaaaagggaaattcccttatgctgaataggcttcctcgcgagataagggggaacttgacagctatgcatccaCCCAAGTGAATGGGTAGGAGGCTTCCCATCTGCTGAAAGAGCATCATCACCAAACAGTCTCTATGGCAACATGTCTATTCTTCACCAGCTCCTTTAGACATGTAAACAGGGTGAAGTGAGAGGATGGAGGATAACAGGACTTAATGAAGAGGCTGGTTTGACCCATTCAGCAGTTCCTTCTGTGGACaaaccgcaaccttacaaat
The window above is part of the Zootoca vivipara chromosome 13, rZooViv1.1, whole genome shotgun sequence genome. Proteins encoded here:
- the TTYH1 gene encoding protein tweety homolog 1 → MGSPQGYRASWWTFLLHQAPHINFQFEAVGSEIAPEDWGYQQALLFLASVSGLCFAISLVLICVYLIRFCCCSDEDDEENKTQRVCCVTWSCVAAVIVCCAGIGIGFYGNSETNDGVYQVTYSLLNTNHTLSSIDALVSETVELLSATVRGELTQLEETLSPRTELVAVVRNTRRQAEAVAQTLDGIPFWGEARSTPSILAEQIGYLEDYRWLAYILLLLLDLIICLFTLLGLAKQIKWLVIVMTVMSFLVLILSWGSMGLETAAAVGLSDFCFEPDGYVMNTTQASTGLSPEILQYYLTCSQDVFNPFQQRLTMCQRALSNIHSQLYGLEREAIPHFPAAEKSILSIQSTLNNTESKFHNLIALLNCRGLHKDYVDALKGLCYDGMEGLLFLLLFSFLSALSFTTAVCSLPRAWKRFQNRDSDYDDMEDDDPFTPQARRQPTVRAGGAGPTLPGSYSHCSSWGSRGSLRLSAPPISNAPVSQYMSQSVSYSGNPRFESVPLIDRHSPPPSYSPSMRASYVGASEEVDLPYRTGFLP